CACTGCCTTTCATCCTGCTTTGCACTGACATGATTTCCAATAGTAAACTAAAGCACATTGCTAATTTGTACTACACTACTCAAGTAAAGGCTCAAAGTAATTGATACCAAAGGCAAACAACAGTGCCAGAAAGTATACTAAATAAACATGAATGAAATGTTTAAACACGGAACCGAAAAATTCCTTTCTGTCACTCTTCAGAAAGATTGGCTTACTTAAAGGAAATTCTACAGCCACAAACTGTCACAGAATTATTCCAGAGCACTTAGGATATGTGGATGACAAGAACATGGCACTTCTGACAAGGTCCCAGAATTCTTCACTCCCAAACCCAATAATGCACTCTGATCAAAATGAAGGTTCAGTACTGTACAACCATTCATtcacacagacagaaaatcaATTCTCTCACTCAGAGATGCCAGGGATGTTTACAGCCTTACTAGGAACAGTTCTTAAGCAAAATTTCCTCAAGACATGTGCGCTGGttcactttcttttcctgatttctCAGAAGGGCATTAAAAACATAACTGGTATGAACTTCTCTGAAGAAGGTAATTATTCCAGTAAGTCACCCCAACTAACAGAAACTGTGGTTGTGTAACTACTTTTAAACCATGCAGAAATCTCTACGTAATTGTGCAAAACTGAGTTCTTCACACCTGTGGAATTGCTCCCAAGAGCTCTTCTAAATTATTGCATCCATATGCTTTAGGCTGCAGCACTTCTCCTGTGTATTTGCTGTATGCTACTGGGAACTCATGAAGAAAAATTTGCTGATAATGGTAAGTGTGAAGTAAGGACCTCACATTCTTTGCAAAAACATACAGATTTGTAAGCTTGACATATTCTTCTGCTGCACCATTGGTAAAAACctaacagaaaaaggaaaaaaaaaaaaaggataaagaatTAGAGCACACACTTCCATAGCCTCTAGGCACAATGGTTTTTCAAATATATCAGAAAGGCAAGAGCTTACACACCTCAACCAAGTAAGGCAGACTCTTCAGGAGTTCAGTTAAGGTCATAAATCCATATTCACATGGATTAAGCGAAGTACTGTGGACTGTTTCATAATGTTGCTTAAGCTGCTCAACCGAGAGCAAGGATGTTCCATCCCAGGACATCAGCAAGACCAGCAGCTGGGCAGTCAGAGTCCGCAGAGATTTTCTATTTATCAGCTGAATTTGCTTGCCAGATTCTGTGTCAACCACCTGGAAAAAATTATTGGGAAAGAAGTTAGGGACATAGAAGagactgaattaaaaataagatgtACAGCTGGGGTTTATTTGAGCATAGCTGTACCTGATATTGAAAGACACACAAAATCAAGCATCCTATTACATGTAAGTATTTACTTTAAATATACAAAACCTGTACAGCTGTGCAGCAGTTTCTATCCACTGGTAGGTatgattttattctttgttaCAAGCCACTTGGTCCTCACTGAGTTCCAGCCTAACTGGCTTGTCAACAAGCTGCTAAGTCAACAAAACTGGAGCAACTAAACCAATGTGCCCACATCCATGTAATTGCAACCTCTCTTTTCCACTGGCATAAAGACCACCTATGTATTTATGTTCAGAGTCAAAGTCTCAAACCAtagctaaaaaaagaaaaaagtaaaggaatTGAAAGCACTAGAAGACTGAAAACTACTACAGTTAGCAGAAAACTTTTTCACAGGTTGAAGTCAGGTGGGTTAAAATAAGTACTAGTATCTAGTACTAGAATAGTACTGTTAAAATAAGTACTAGAATCTTCCACTTATCATTTGCTAAATAAACATAAGTATTCTCAGAGAATGCTGCAAGGTTATAAAGGAGCAAAGAGAACATCATAAGAATACAGAAACTACATTTAAAACCCTTTTGCAATTTCCACTTCCTGACTTAACGCTGTATTCCAGAAACAACATTTCATTACAGGTACTGAGCCACGTCCTGTGAGACTGAAAACTCCTCAACACAATCCTCCCCACGTTCCAGAGGGGTAACAGCCAGGGCCAAAGGGTTACCTTTACAACGTGGCAGAGTTTCTGCATGAGGGCTGGCACGGAGCTGACGTCGAAGTCGTGCAGGCGCAGGGCGTAGCCGAAGGTTCTGCTGTACTCGGGCAGCAggtcagccagcagcagggaattgTCCTTCTGCGCCCGCAGCAGCTTCACAAACTGGGCAGCCACTGCCTTCACCTGCTCCACCTCCGTCAGCGTGAGAATCTTCTCCTCCCCACACTCCAGCACCTACAGAACACAAGTGACACTTTGCTGAGGTGATTGATGCAGTCTGGGTGAACAAAGTGTAAGCTGCAGCTCAAACTCAGGGcctgcaggcagggatttgCTGTGCACCAGGACTCAGCCACCTCAAAAGTTGTTTGTACAGCAAGCAAAACCGTGTAATGTCTGAAATATAACAAAGCAAGTAGCAAAACTTTaacttttttaaagcaaactgaACACAATTATAATAAAACTTAGCTCCAATTTTGAGACACTGGATTTTGTTTGAATTTGTTAACAGTCTCCTGAATGTGCTCAAAACCATGGACCATTTTACCAAAATAGCATTAAGATTTTCTTAAATACAGCTGTCTAAATGTTACAGGTGCAGAGTTTATAACTCACACTAAAGTTTATGAGAAATATAACCCCTGCTGAAACAGTTGTATACATTCCAGAAAAATGCTTTAGTCCAGCTTATGATTTTGAACTTACAAGTAAGACATCTGGTATGGCTTCAAAGAGTTCAAGTAGTTTTGTAAACCCATAGTAAGCGAGTTTGCACTGGCGCCCAAAGTGGTGGTGGTAACAAGGAATAAATTTATTGAAGGGCATTCGAAAATGGGGCTGGTGCCGCAGCAGATCCACCACCTCCTTGGAAAACTGCTTGGTTCTTTCAATTTCCTCCTGGGTAcgttctaaaattaaaaataccaaagCAAGAGCTACATCCCAACACACTTATAAAATGCAACAGAATACAATAAGCAAACACAGTGGCTGGTTTTCAGCATGATCATATATTATGCCAGGTCACTCTTTTCTTCTACCACTGAGACCTTTACTAGGCTTACAAGTTTAAAAGTCCAAAAGAGTCAGGTTATCAGGCCTTTAGAAGGTTTTTAAATGGCCAAATAcgttgtttttttcctgtatggaAACAACCCACTGTCTGATCATTCCACAGAACACACAACTACATGCAGAAGTAGTAATGTTATTTTATGCTTTCTGCCACCTGTTTTCCTGTCTGTTCTATTTTAAGTGTTCAGAGAATGACATTCCTGATTTGCTAGAACTTAGCAACTTAGTTATAAAGGTAGAAACAcaattataaaaaaatccaagtcaCTCCTACACGCTTGAGTAACTAAAGCTTCAGAACAGTCAGTCAAAGAACAACCTATTTAGAAACAGCACAAGAAACTTTCATGAACATACCTCTTTTAGGAATACAAATCACCATTTCATTGTCTTGCTGTGACAAACAGATGGTTGTATCTGGAATTTCTGATATAATATCAGCCAGTTCACACACTCCATACTCAGTAACATCCCAATCCTTAGAGAAACACCTGAAAGTTTCAAAAAATTGTGTGTAATACAAGTATTAATGCATGCTGGGTAggcaaaaaatacattttttggtGAGCTGAGAAAGTAAACCTCAAATCCtaaaaaagataatttccaCATTAGCAGTGATACCATcctgaaaaacaaaggcaaacTAGAAGTCCATTCTAGCCAGAGAAGCAAGACTTACTGTCATGTGAACAATCAGTATAACAAAGAGTTGTACATATCAACTAGTGGTTTTAAGTGCTTTAGGAAAAATGTAATTGTGCTGTATATAAAGCTCCAGCTGGCTGCACTTCTAATACTCTGTATTTGCTTAACAGTTACAGCCATACactcttttaaacaaaaacaggTCTCGAGAGAAGGCAGAGATCATCGCCTGGAAAACATCATATTAAAGCTTCCCAATACTGtgtaatatattaaaatgcattttactcTTCCCACTTCTCCAACCAAAATCTCTCAGGAGCAAGGAACACTTCACAAACACTCTTATTGAACAAGTGGCCAGTGCTGACTCTACATTAAGTAGATTTATAAACAACCAATAATGTATTTTTGCCAAGAGTGGAAATAGGAAAGAGCACCCCCAAGAAAGAGCTGTTGGCACACAATTTACAACAGCACGCACGTAAAGGGAGATGCACAGGTAGCTCCAAGATGCCATGGTTTGTTTAAAGCACCCAACTATTACTTTCTATCTTCCTATTAAAGAAAGTATCAATCTTGGTTCtttaaaaaacctaaataaaacCCTACTTTTGAGGATGCTAGCATAGAAGTTTCCAGATAGGTATTACTCCTAATTTTTGCCACTGCTAGAACAAGTTAAAGTAGTAAAAGTAACTCCTGGCAGTTAATCTAGTCATCTTATATTTCCTTCTGAAGAAAACCTAAGCTAAGTTTTTCCTTTACTGTTCATGTTAATGTGCCATGACCTACTTGCTTAAATCCAATGCTGCAGTCATGGCTTCAATGAGAACTAATGAAATACAATAACCCATTTCCAACCCCATTGAAGTTAAATGAACCTAAAGTAtgaaaggaaggaataaaatatgGCAGagagcttttaatttttgtcttcattGGAAGTGTGAACTTCCATATTGCAATGAAAAGGCAATGAAGTCGCCACAGTTTTGTTTTGAGATTTTACATCTGACTCCTCTTGCACTAGGTATTAAAATCTCCATTAATAGACAGGCCCTGCACAGTTTCATTAAGGTAACTTACCAGTGATAAGCCTGCAAGAATTCCCTCACAATAACTTGCTTGCTGGCCTGGGACTTGAGCAGCTTCAGTAAATCTTGAGTGAAGCGCTTCacctgagctctgtgtgttaGCGTTAACAAGCGTTTGGAACCCATGCCAAgaatctgaaagaaaatcagatttggTCACTCACACCCAGCACCCTCAGtaaaaggcatttaaaagacAGTATTAGTATAGGAAGGCTAGAAGAAGAACATAATAGAGACAGCATCTGGAATGGCAGCCTCATGAGACCACCCACTTTCTGTACTAAGAATTATGCCCTTGAGAAATTAAAGATTTCATCCATGAGTGCTACTGCAACTTCTGCACATTTGTATTGGTTATTTAAGAATCCTACAACCAACTGCTGTTCAATGTTGTAAGTGAATGTGACCACAGGGGTTTTGTAGTAAGGTTACACGTCTTATTTCTCACAGAAATCTCTTCAAGCCACAGGCAACACATCTCAGCCCAACCCATGAGCACTCAGAATTTGCAAGTGTTCTTATGCTGCACGCAGCACAATTAAAAACTTTTACCCAAGCACCAGCCATAGGTTAAAAGCAGCTCCAAACTTTATTCCTGAGGTTTCCCCAGAAGTTGTTTCAAAAGGGTAGGCACAGAAACATCATCTCAAAAAAGAACACACCTACCAAGGTTCAGTCAACCAGCTCTTTCAAGGGGAGCTAGGTATTGCCCAGCATCTATTCCACAACAGCAACCAGGAATTCAGAtggctgcagccacaattccccAGGTCAGAGTGGCCCGTACCACATCACTCACCTGCAGTACATGAGgcactgcttccagcagctccattaATTTGGAGTAGCCATAGTCAGACACTCTGCATTGCTTTGCAAAGTGATGATGGTAGGTTGGGATGAATTTGCTGACAGGGATGACACAGGATGGTTGGCTTTTGAGCAGATCTATCACTTCTCGACTGAACTGAATGAGCTGGGGATTACCTACAGGGCTCTTGGAACGCAGAAGCCAAGGATCTACAAACAAAAAAGTCCTACTATTGTACCTTCCACAAGTACTCTTCCACTAGATACTTAACTTTACTTATGGATTGAAGCTACAGCATAGGAGAAAAGTGAACATTCAAGCTGAAAGCTTGAACAAAGCTTAAACACTTatacatgtttattttattagcaGAACTTATTAGCTTAATTTTTttagcataaaaaaaattagttaagagaaaaagctttaagcagaaatatttaccTGCAGTAGGAGGTGGTGGTTTGTTATGTATCCATTTGATAACTTTAATGCCATTTTGGGCAGTGGCAATGTTAACTCCAGGAACACAGGTAATCAGATGTTCTAAGGGAACACCACCTTGGCCTTCTGGCACCATTTCAAGATCACTGAACTCTGACATGTAACAATCAGGAAAActacagaggcaaaaaaaaggcTTCCATTATACACTAAAATATCACTATTAATTGTcctgaaaacagtattttgagaCATTTCATGAGTAAGAGATTTCAACAACTTACTGACACGTTACAGAAATCTTCataaaacacatattttaaataagtgtGCTGTTTTTGCTAAACAAGATTTTTAGAAGTGATCACTTCATAGTGTATTCATTTGCGCTAAAGGATACCATTTTATGTAAGAACTGAATTTATATACAACAGGTAATTCCCAAAAAGTTTTAAGTCTTCAACCTATCAGACCTTactaaaaccagaaattaaaatactttaccTTAGTAAAGGCACAGTACCCTCATGTGTCTGTAGAAGACTGTGAACTTGAGGAGCAAACGTCTTCAGAGACAAAACCACAAAAGGAATTCTATAAGAATCTGGATCAAACTCATGTTCACTGCAAAAATAAGAGGTTCGGGTTTTTATGCTTACTCTACACACAGCTTTAACATAATATCTGTGCTCACATAGATATTAAACATTATACTATATGCATATAATATACTGCTACTAGTGACAACAGCACTTGTAGTGTACTGTGTACTTGCAGTGTAGTGTACTTGTAGTGTACTGCTTGTACAGTACAAGCAATTTTcgtaattttttcccccaaaaagaATACAGCTACACCAAATTTCCAGAAGTAACATTTAGAAGACCATATTTTTATTACCTatgaaaactttaattttaaattttagcagCACATACCAGGCAGTTAACAATAATCACCTAATAACTGCTCTACTAGCACAACCTGGCAGCtgttaaattaaacaaaaaacttAATACATGACTTCAAGAAACCTGCAACTCACTATGAATCACTTACTAAATATAGCTGGAGGACAAAATCAGCAACAATTACATAATGAAATTCAGGTAATAGAAGTCTCTAGTATATATAACCTTCTTACATAACCAGAGGAATGCAGGGAACCTTCCAGCTTCCATTAAAGAGGTGCTCAATCCTGGCAGCTGTGCTAGAACACAATCATCTTACCTGGACACACCAGCCCATGAGAGCTGCCTCAAAAATCCACTGGCCCATCTCACTACTTTCTGCCTTATACTTGTAAACATGTGAGCAGTGATTAGAGCACATTATGAGAACACACACCTCAACTTTAATATACTGGTTCACTGTTAATGCAGTtcatatatttgaaatatttatagtATTTTATACACAGCTTACATAAAGTCTTTATTCAGGCAATGCTGCTTACAAACAGGCTCGTGATATTCCAACTCTTCAAATATTATTGGACTACAGTTTGCTGAGGAGCCATCGTGTGACTGTGAAGATCCCAAGGGGCTCTGCCTGGCttggctgctgggcaggaggcacACGAGCCTCCCACTCCCCTGGTCACGGATGGCCACGGTGTCCGTGAGTTTGTACAAGTCTGAGACAATCAACTTACGGCCAAACCTAAAAGGGAGACATTGAAATAAAGGCACTTGATAGAAGCAGGAGAGGCAATGCTGTGATctgccttttttgtttaattaacaGGAACATGCTAGAAAGTATTTGATGCAAAATGTTAAGGTAACTAACCTATTCAAACAAGTAAAATACTGAAAGCAGAACCCTCTAAAAAAGGCCAGTTTTGCCATAACTATCTCTGGGTAGTTATGCTATATGCTGCAGCAACTAAGAACAAAAATTCATCATTCTCCACTCTACTACTCTAAGTCACTGCAAACAATCATACatgatcagattttttttttagaagcacTGGAGAGGAAACCACCAGGAACTCTACCTTTTTTCATAGATTTCTATGAATTTGAACACAGGCAAGCAACAAGCAGGTGCATCCTGCAGAATCGACATTGCTTCTGAGCTGTAAGAGAAGTTTTGCAGCATTAGCACAAAATTAATCTGCTGTTATTAGACTCCAGCCTAAATTAGCAAGGTATATACAGATGCAGTTTATGAACTATACATAAAACAGGACAAAGTGTGTTCCATTCCAGCACTACAAAAGCTGTCATTTTAGATCAGGGAGCACAAGTAGTAACATTTCTGCTAATTTACAAGGTCATGTCTCTGAAGGACTTGCATCTTTCATAGGTGGTGCTAAGATCTGAGCACCTACAAAATGCAACAAAGCTGCAGCATTAGAAGTTACCAGCCTGGTCATTACATTACAAACTTTGAACAGGCAAGAATGAAATAAAGCTGTAAATTCTACCATGGCAAGTAGTACATAATTGTACAATACTCTACAGTCTAAGCACTAGTTTTATTCTGTGAATAAATTATGACAACTTTTTTCCTAACACTTTctttcagtaagaaaaaaaaaaaaaaaaagacttgtaTCCTCACTAGCATTAGCACTCTTAAGTTGTATCATGTTCCAGGTAGCAAATGAAATGCTGTTGGTGTTTCCAACTGCGTACCCACCCTCAAAAACTAAATTCATACACACTTTcttggaagaaagaagaaataaagatgcCCAGTGTAATCTTAACTCAGCTGCACAAATTAAGTTAAAGGTATATCAGTATCATGCAAGAATAGTAGCACAGCTATTAAACCCTCTTAAACAAGGACCTAGAGTCTTCAGATGGAACTTAGAACATAAGCAGTGCAGAAATGCTGAACTAAAAACCAGCCTAGTAGTATTTAACACATTCATCAGATCACACAACAGATTTTACTTTACTTCCCTATTATCCCtttaagcagtattttaaaTCATCTCTCAGTTACTAATACATGCTAGGACAACTAAGAAGATGCCAAAGTGCTTATTACCTAAGTAGAGAGAGTGATTTATTAGCAGCTCCTGTTGCTAATGAGACCTGGATCCTCTTACTGCCAATTTTGTATCTGTGCAGACTGTTGACAGCACTGATGGCTTCTTGCAGATTTTCCATCTGAACCATAGCCTTCAGCTGGTAGTCTGTGTGGGGACTGAGCTCCACACTTTTTAcctgagaggaagaaaacacttCATGCACTTACACTAAAACATTAACCCAAGGTAAGTCACCCCTAGAGCCAACAACAAAAGGGAAGGGAGTGTGATGAACCACAGCCATCAAGGCAATGCAACCAAGAGCCAAGCACAGTGATCCTGGACTAAGGCAAGCCCGTGGTATTTCATTAACACAAGCATCATCTTTCAATGTAAAGTTTATGCCAGAAAAATGTCATCCATAGATGAGACAAAAATAGGACCACTGACCTCACCTTCCATAATTGCTTTTTACTAATTCACACTTCCCCTGCTTTTGATCACTTCTGACTCAAAACAGTttttactgtgatttttaaGCTGACATTAGGAATTCATCTCTACAGCTTAAAAAGGTTATCCTGTTAAAGCTTAAGTCTCATCCCTACATACTAATGAGCCACTTAGTAAGAATTTTATATAACAAACTTCAGAATACAGATCAACGAAGACcacacacaaatgaaaaaacttGGACAGCTCCGgtctttttaaagaagaaaaaccctCACAATCCATCCTTTTAACAAGGTTTAGAAGTCCTGCTccaaaacctttctctttctgctcACCTGCACCTAAAACCACATCCCTAAATACATAAACAGGAactatttaaaaacagatttcataAAAGAATTTGTGCCTTTACCTTGCCATGTCTTGAGAAGATTTCTTGTAAATTTTGCTGCAACTCTTTTCTGGACAATCTGTAATCTATGTTGCTGATCTGAATGTCTGCACCATTTGCAAAGGGATCAGGGCAGTCTGTACCACTGGTATGATTCACTACATTGAATGTGAGTGGAGATGATCTATTTGAAAGGTTGGGAGACATACTcctgtgtaaaataaaaatatttatgagcTCAAGCAACTGCTCTACTCCAATATATACATCTCAAAATCAGATAATAGACACAGGTCAAGTGCATAAATACAGCACTTAAAAGGGTTTTTCCCAGCACACATGTGCAGGCAAAACAAACTCCAGCACAAACAAATCAGCTGTGAATAATCAATGTATACACTGCTGACACCTCACTTCCCCTCCCAAGACAGACAGACACTTACCGAGATGACCAGCAACTCTGAGACATGAGTAAAGGACTGAGTTGTCTTGAGGCCGTCAACTTACTGAAAGCAGAGGGATAGCTGACCTGAAATACAGTTTcatctttatcttttttatcTACAGGGGAATTGGTAATGCTCCTGGAAGCAGAGGTCTCTTTCctatttacaaatatatataagaaaaaaacatcatgTTGCagaatttacattaaaaaaatgcataactaacatcaacatatttttttatttttaaacatacttCTGACTATTTTTGGAGGATGATTCTCCTGCTCCCATTTTTTTGGTTGCCAGAGACACAGAAGTTACTGCATTAGAGTTACTCTGAGGAGAAGGAATTTGTTCTCTTAAACGTTCTTGCtggttttcagtatttttactgATGTTCTTTGATTCAAGGCGGCACAGCTCCTATGTGAAACAGATAAAAGGTCAGCATAAAAGCACCAGACATCCCTTGCCAGAGGCCTA
The genomic region above belongs to Vidua chalybeata isolate OUT-0048 chromosome 16, bVidCha1 merged haplotype, whole genome shotgun sequence and contains:
- the MARF1 gene encoding LOW QUALITY PROTEIN: meiosis regulator and mRNA stability factor 1 (The sequence of the model RefSeq protein was modified relative to this genomic sequence to represent the inferred CDS: substituted 1 base at 1 genomic stop codon), encoding MMEGNRTENLCNRSLGWLQRQENDAKPWLWKLSNCFSAAEKALPCSAKTKDYMENKKAAVELKDASSPHAGSKLFPAVPLPDVHPLQQQQLQLSPGPKVSCCAHGSDSSCTPQMHCGGGGGGNLIHPGTILDSKSTGTITCQVGSGFAYQSASSLKNPPARSNLAGISSEFSGMCVENSVSSCQHLACCGKLHFQPCHGNVHKLHQFPALPSCPSSGYFPCPEFTSGAAGHLDEHVAQPELPPRVCANPLHLNVVPPVCLKGSHYCTDCLSKPTRNSLVDAAKIWPNIPPPSAQTAPVPIPLCNGCGTKGTGNEKSLILASSLGKSPQKYGSPEVAVTGQVLENLPPIGVFWDIENCSVPTGRSAVAVVQRIREKFFKGHREAEFICVCDISKENKEVIQELNNCQVTVAHINATAKNAADDKLRQSLRRFADTHTAPATVVLVSTDVNFALELSDLRHXHGFRIILVHKNQASEALLHHAHELICFEEFISDLPPRLPLKMPACHTLLYVYNLPTNRDSKSVSNRLRRLSDNCGGKVLSISGSGAILRFLNQESAERARKRMENEDVFGNRIVVSFTPKNKELNETKSSSFVGTDKVKSPKKVNKNTKLCLLNKDSNDQSAGTKGSAGRGFQIHGSVIKPTNVKSLQELCRLESKNISKNTENQQERLREQIPSPQSNSNAVTSVSLATKKMGAGESSSKNSQKKETSASRSITNSPVDKKDKDETVFQVSYPSAFSKLTASRQLSPLLMSQSCWSSRSMSPNLSNRSSPLTFNVVNHTSGTDCPDPFANGADIQISNIDYRLSRKELQQNLQEIFSRHGKVKSVELSPHTDYQLKAMVQMENLQEAISAVNSLHRYKIGSKRIQVSLATGAANKSLSLLSSEAMSILQDAPACCLPVFKFIEIYEKRFGRKLIVSDLYKLTDTVAIRDQGSGRLVCLLPSSQARQSPLGSSQSHDGSSANCSPIIFEELEYHEPVCKQHCLNKDFIEHEFDPDSYRIPFVVLSLKTFAPQVHSLLQTHEGTVPLLSFPDCYMSEFSDLEMVPEGQGGVPLEHLITCVPGVNIATAQNGIKVIKWIHNKPPPPTADPWLLRSKSPVGNPQLIQFSREVIDLLKSQPSCVIPVSKFIPTYHHHFAKQCRVSDYGYSKLMELLEAVPHVLQILGMGSKRLLTLTHRAQVKRFTQDLLKLLKSQASKQVIVREFLQAYHWCFSKDWDVTEYGVCELADIISEIPDTTICLSQQDNEMVICIPKRERTQEEIERTKQFSKEVVDLLRHQPHFRMPFNKFIPCYHHHFGRQCKLAYYGFTKLLELFEAIPDVLLVLECGEEKILTLTEVEQVKAVAAQFVKLLRAQKDNSLLLADLLPEYSRTFGYALRLHDFDVSSVPALMQKLCHVVKVVDTESGKQIQLINRKSLRTLTAQLLVLLMSWDGTSLLSVEQLKQHYETVHSTSLNPCEYGFMTLTELLKSLPYLVEVFTNGAAEEYVKLTNLYVFAKNVRSLLHTYHYQQIFLHEFPVAYSKYTGEVLQPKAYGCNNLEELLGAIPQVVWIKGHGHKRIVVLKNDMKTRFSSPSFPPADHVDDHGNQLADNNGHTMETQGSTSSMELNLGGPSNVSNQTEQELLCLTNTSPVDLLCEPVPSCLPSPQLRPDPVVLESADLIQFEERPAPLPEIMILTEEEKQTIVTTAQEKLISGSVVSDTTENASVPPCQSSETQVNKEATDSPAKKQHKNKVKLAANFSLAPVTKL